Genomic window (Streptomyces clavuligerus):
CGGGTTCTCCCGCGAACGCGTCTGCTAGGAATTCCTTCAGAGGCGGCAGCCCCAACGGGCTCCCGCGCGGCCTCCGGGGATCGCCGTCGAGGAGACCACCACCTGGCCATGCCTGTCCTCGCAGGGAACGAACTCGAACCCGGAATCGGTGACCTCGTTCCCGGACACCTGCCTGCCCGGCCCCGGCCCCCGGCCGTGGCGGGACCCGCAGGTCCCGCCACAGCGGATGGCTGTCGCCGCTCATTCCCGCCCTGGATGCGGTCTTGGAGGGCAGGCTTCAGCAGGCGGGGGTGGGGTTGATGATGTAGGAGGACATTCTGTCGTTGAGGTTTCCGGGGAGCAGGGTGGAGGACCCGCCCGGCGGGATGGACAGCATGCAGCCGCCGCCGTAGTTGGCGTCGTAGTAGAAGTTGACGTACCAGCTGGTGCGGTTCCAGTACGAGCTGGCCTTGTCGTTGAAGTCCGTGCCGACGTAGGACACGTTCCCCTTCGACATGAGGTACGCGCCTTCCTGGTTGGCGTCGGACCAGACGCAGAACCAGACGGCCCGGCAGATGGAGGGGTCCGCCGCGGCCACTGGGGCCTGGACGGTTCCGGCGGCGAAGGCGGCCGCGAAGGCGCCCGTGATGGCCGCCAGGCGTAAACGGGTGCTGCGCCGGGTGTTCCGTCGCGGGGTGCGGCGCGTGATCTGTCGCATGGGGGAGATCCTTTCGTCGGTTCCGTGTCTGTGGCAGGTGCTGCCATCTCTCTCTACGGGGCCGAACGGCTACGGGTTCGATATCCGGGCCACTCAGTCCGCAGGGCGGTGGCCGACCTCTCCATCCGTAAGATACGAGTGCGGATAGCAGCCCTTACGCAGTGTTGTCCTGGTGTCTCACCGTCTCACCGTCGAGGTCTGCCGACATCTGCGCACGGAGGCCGGCACCTCGGACAAGGCCCCGGGAGACCCCGGCATCGCTTCCTACGGCCACTCCAGCCCTGGCTTCGGCGGCACGCAGGCACCCTGTGGATCTCCGTCGGCTTTCGGGCAGACAGCGGTGTCCCCGCCCGTGGAGCAGGGCGGGGACACCGGGAGACGACGGGTACCGGGCGGTCAGGAGACGGTGATCTCGAAGGCGGTCTGTGCGTTGCGGTCGACGACGGCCGTGACCAGGAACCGTCCGGCGGCGGGGCCTGCGGTCAGGGCCGGGGCCTGGGCGGTCCCGTCGGCGCCGGTGCGTACGGTCGCGGTGGTGGCGCCGCCGGGAAAGGTGAGTTCGCCCGGGGTGGTGAAGGTGACGGGGACGTCCCGCACCGGCTGGAACGAGCCGTCCATGGCCTTCACGGTCAGGGCCTGGGGGACCTGCCGTCCGGTGGAGACGGTCTGTTCGTCACCGGCCACGGCCCGCAGATAGGTGACGGCCGGTGCCGACCGCTCGGCGGCGGCCGGGGTCCCGGTGGCGGCGGCAGGGGCGGGGACGAGAGCCGCGCCTGCCGCGAGAAGGGCGATGGCGGCGAGGGCGGTGCCCGCGCGCCTGCGGATGGTCGGAATCATGGGTGCCTCTCTCCGAGGAGTGCGTGCGAGGGAGGTGGGGCCGTTCAGCACGGGCGGAACGAGTACAGCGCGTCCCTGGTGGTGGGGATTCTGCCGCCCGCCGCGATCCTCGTCTGGGTGCCGCCGTAGTTGACCTGCGGGTAGGCGCAGTAGTCCAGGCTGGTGTTGTTGACCGCCGACAGGGCGCCGTAGAGGCGGTAGCCGTAGGTGGTGCTCAGCTCGCTGGTGTCGGGGATCTCGGTGCCCGGCAGCGCGGCCCAGGCGACGGACCTGTAGGTGTCGGCGTTGAAGACGCAGAGCCAGCCGGTGGGGCAGGGCGGGGCGTCCCCCGAGTCGCCGAGGATATGGACGCCCGGCGGGTTGGACGTCGCGGCGGCGGCCGGGGCGGCCGGGACCGTCAGCACGGCGGCGACGGCCGACACCAGCGCGGCCAGGGCGAGCCCCGGGCGGCGGAACGGAGCGGAGAACGCGGTCACTTGGCTGCCCCCTTGGCCGGAAGGTCCTCGGACCAGACCACCTTGCCGGTGCCGGGCACCGAGACGGTGACCGGGCCGACCTGCTGGTACCTGGGGGCGTTGGTGTCGCAGCCGAAGATGCGCTCGTAGTAGCCCCGGACCTTCATGTTCTCGATGCCGATGTAGACGGTGTAGCCCTCGTAGGCCCCGACGCTGTACTCGACCTCGGTCTGCCGTTCGACGCTGTTCTGGAAGGTGGTGGTGAAGCCGTACTTCGTCTTCAGAGCCGCCGACATGCTCGCGGCGAAGGCGTTGAAGCCGGTGGTGACCTCCACGCCGATTTCGACCGAGTGGGAGAAGGAACTGGTCGTGGTCGTCTTGGTGCGCTCGGTGTACTTCTTCGGAGTCCTGCTCAGACGGTTGTCGAACGTGAACCGCTCGGCGATGACCCGCTCCTGCTCCGGGGCCTGGGTCTGGACGAAGTGCCACTGGCCGTCGCACGCGACGTTCCCCGGGTCGGCCGCCGCCGGTCCGGCCGACGCCACGGTCAGCAACCCCGCGGCCAGGGCACCGGCGAGCGCCGCCGCCCCACTCCTGCGGATCATCCGCGGTCGGCGCGTGGACCGCATGCTCAGTACATCCATGCTGCCTTCTCCCACTTCAGATTCGTGGCCGCGGTGGGCGCGTCCTGGGTCCAGTACAGATGGGACTGCGGCGCCAGTTTCGGAAGAGTGACCTCGGCGGTCTCGCCCGGCTCCACCTGGCGCCAGATGATGTCGTACGTGCCCCGGATCGACTTGCGGCACAGCGCTTCCGACTGGTCCGTACCGGACTTGCCCTGGCAGTCGTAGACGACGGCCGACAGATCCCGGGCCAGCCGACCGGTGTTGACGAAGGACAGGTACAAGCCCTTCTGACCGGTGAGTTGGCAGAGCCGGATATCGCCGCCGGTCGCCGCGATGGTGCGCAGCGCCTTGACACAGCTCGGCGCGGCGGCCGGGGCCTGGGGGGCGGCCGTGGCTGTGGTGGCCGTGCTCAGAGTGGTGACACCGAGCAGCGCCATGAGCAGGGCGGCCACCGGACGGCCGCCATAGCGTGTCCGCATGACGGACAGCCAACGGGACATGAGTGATCTCCTCCATGAGTGAGGGGTCGGCACACGAGGGCGGGTACGGCGGATGCCCGGAACGCCGGTGCGCCGAGAAGGGGGCGAAACGGATCGGAGGGATGCCCGCCGCGTCGGGGCGGGCGCCGGGGTGTCTGCCGATGTTCGTCCGGCGCAGGGGGGGGTGGGGCTTCCGCCGTCGCGCGGACCGGGGGATGGGTGAGGTGGATCTGGCGGCTGGTTGGGCCGACTCCTGCGGCCGTGGACCGAGCGGAGCCGGATACGTCCGTCCTGGCCTCCGCAGTACTGGATCAGGACCGGACCTTGTACGTACATCCAGCATGAGAGCAGACGTGAACCGACAATCAAAGAATCAGTTGGTCTATCCACCTGTTCGGGCGACCGGCCGGTGCCGGAGATGACGAACCCGTGTTCCACGACACTCCGTCACCCGCCTCCACACGTCGGCAGGCTGTCCGCCCCTGCCCCAAGCGCGCCGACCCGGCGACGAGAGGAGCGGCCTTCCAACAGCGGGCCCGTCGCGCGGGGAACGTGCTGCGGCGGGGAGCACTACCGCTTTGAGTGGTTTACCTGCTCATCCGGTCGGTGAACGTCAAACGGCCTGTAGAACCGTGCTGTTCGATCTCTCCCCACTGTAGTGGAGGTTGTTATGGTTCTGCGTGCTCTGCGTCGTCCGCTGGCGGTCCCGGCGGTCCTGGCCTGTTCCGCCGCCTTGCTGGGTGCGTCGGGAGCGGCGACGGTGGCCGAGGCCGACGCCCCGGTGGTTGTGATCACCGACTGGTCGGCGGCGAAGACCGCGATCACGGCGACCTGTCCCCAGGGCACCCAGCTCGTCGGGGGCGGCTACGACTCCGAACCCGTGCACCTGGGCAACGGGGCCGTGGCCGACGCGGTCAACACCAACGCCCCCTCCGCCTCGAAGCCCAACAGCTGGGTGATCAAGATGGACCTGGGCCGGGCCAAGGCGATCGCCATGTGCAGCAAGGCCTCCGCGACGCCGCCCACCATCGTCACCTCCGCCTGGTCCGCCGCCAAGCAGGCCGTCTACGCGACCTGCCCGGCCCGCACCCAGCTGACCGGCGGAGGCTACGACTCCCAGCCCGTCCACACCGGCAACGGCGCCAATGCCGACACCGTCGCCACCAACGGCCCCTCGGCCGCCAAGCCGAACTCCTGGGTCGTCAGGATGGACCTCGGCAAGATCCAGTCCTTCGCCATGTGCGTCCCGGACTGAGCCCGGCACACACACCCGGACGTGCCGCGCCGCCCCGGGGGGGGCGCGGCACGTCCACTGGGGGAGAAGCCGTACACGGCCGTCGTCCCCAACCGCTGCCCCAGGGCTGATCAGCCGGTTTGTGGGGCCGCCGCCGGGACTGTCCCACCTGGGCGGGGTGTGGCGTAGACGCAGACGTTGAGGCTGTCGTCGAACTCCGTGCCGGGCGCGCAGTCCATGACGAAGAACGCGCCGAAGTCGTCGCACTGGAAGAACTTGGTCCGGTCCCCGGGGAAGGGACCGTAGTAGTCGCCTCCGCAGATGGGGTTGGGCTTGGCATGGGCCGCGGGGGCGGTCATGGTCAGGGGGACGAGGAGTACGGCCAGGGCCAGGGTGGCCCGGACGGCGACGCTCGCGACAGGTTTCATGCGCATGTGCTGCCTCTTCTCATGTGGTCCGAAAGCTGATCGGGCCCGTCGCCACGGCGTCCCGTCTCCGGTGCCGTGTCCGGCCCTGCCAGACATACGGGCTGGCCGTCGGCGGTTCGCCATCGGTCCGCCGGGGTTCACCCGACCGGCTCAACGACGCTTCCCGGCACCAGGAAACGGCCCTGCAACCTGCCGGGCGCCATCGTGATCCGCGAACGCTGTCCCTCCTGCCTTCGGCTGCCTCCCCGTCGCGCTGACCGGCGTCGTCCGGCAGACCTGCCGCACACCCCGGTCCGCACTGCCTACTCGGCAGGCATCGAGCGCGATAGGGACCGCGTCGGGCTCGCCGCCATCTACCGGCAGTTCCCCGGCCCCGCCGAGTTCCAGGACCCGACCGCACCCGGCCCTACCGCCCGATCGCCGTTGAACGCGTCGGCCGCCAAGCCCGCGCACGGCACCAGCGCACTCCAACTGTCCGGCCACCTCTACAAGGGCGTCACTCCCTACGCATGGGCCGAACAAGCCAGGGACGCCACCGGTGGCACCCTGCTGACCATGCTGGACAACGGCCATGCCTCCCTGCCCTCATCGCCCTGTGCCGAGAAGGCAGTCACCTTCTTCCGCACCGGACGGACGGCCGGGGGCACCTGCGGCGGCAGCGAACAGCCCGCACAGCGCCGGCCTGGCCCCGCCGCGTGATCCGTTCCGGCGCTGGGTGGGGCCTCAGGACAGGGGCTCTACCGCAGGGAGACGGAAGTGGCGTGGTCGTTGATCAGGCCGACCCAGTCCGCGGACCCGGTAGGTCGGCCCCGTGCGCGGAACCGCCGGAGCGGCACTTCGAGCCCATCGAGAGAATGGCGGACCGGCCGCCGTAGCGCCTGTGTTCGTACAGCACACCGCCGATGTACTCCGGAGGACCGGCGGCGGCACGCGCCTCACCCGAGGCGGTGGCGGGTGCGTTCAGGTGACTCACGGCCGTGACCGCTCTCCTCGGTCCTGTACCCGGTCGACGCCACCCTGGTACCGGAAGTGGTGGCGGGGCCCGAGCGGGTGGGCCGCTGTGCCGGTCAGGCCGCGGGCTCTGGCAGCGATGGGTTTCGGAGCGGGGGAGTGGTGTACCGGCTGGTGTGTCCGGCGGCAGGATGCCCGCGGCCGGAGTCCGTCTCGATGCGGGGAGCGCGGCAACGGGTGCCGACCGTGAGGATGACGCGCGGTTGCGGGGTGCCTGGAAATGAGTGGCTGGTGTTGCCTGGTTCTGGTGGACTCCGGTACCGGCAGGGTGCTGGTTGCCTTCAGCGACCGGTGTGAGGGTGGGGTGTGAGGGCGCTCTGTCTCGGTGTGCGGGTTTCGGGGCAGGGCTTCTCACTCGTCGCCTTGGTGTACCACCGATCGGAGGACAGGATCCCATGATGTGCAAGAGGGCTGCTCGGAGCAGGGCGGTCGCCGCTCTGTCGATGCTCGCCGCCGGTGTGCTGACCGCGATGGCCGCCGCGCCCCCGGCGGTGGCGATGTCGGGTCCGGGGGGCCGGGTGGTGTTGGTGGCGCCGATGTCGGAGAGATCGGGGATGAAGGACTGCGTCCGGGGCAAGTTCTGCTTCTGGGAGGACGAGAATTTCTGGGGCTGGCGGCTGTCGACGACCGGCAGCGTGCCCTATGTCGGTGACTTCATGAACGACAAGATGAGCTCGCTCTACAACAACACCGACTACTGGGTCACTGTGTACCGCGACGCGAACTACGTCGACTGCATGTTCTGGACCTACCCCAGAAGGGCGTACTCCGCGCTGGGCGACGAGTTCAACGACCAGGCGAGTTCAGTGCTACTCACGACGACGGCACCGGAGACGTGCTGACGCCGCCGCCGTCCCGGTCACCCTGGCCGGTGCCGGGCCTTTCCGCCCCGTCGCCCACCGCGCGGCCGTTCCACGACCATGGGGCACCCTCTCCCGGCGGATGACGGACAGCACCTCAAGACCCGGCCGGGCACATCAAGCACACATGAGGCTTGAGCAGGGCGAGCCGGCAGCGGCGACGATCAACGCGAGTAGCTTCGTACACCCCATCCAGTGCATCCGTTACAGCGGTCGGGGACGCCCCTGAACTGCGAAAACTCCATCCAGGTGGGTACAGCGGCAGGGCCTCGCAGGTGGGGCTGTCCGGCGGCAGCGGTTCGTCGATGAGGGATCAGCCCGGACCCGACGGAGGTGTCACATACTCAAGGGCGGTAGGGGTGCACGGGATTGAAAGCTCGGCAGGTTCTCCCGGACGAAGGCGTCGAGGGCGCGGGCCGGACGCCCCAGCAGGGCTTCGACGGTGCCGTTCGGGGACTCCGGCCGGGCGGCGGCGAGCTGCTGGATCTCCACCACATGACCGGCGAGCCACCCCGGCAGGCCCACCGTCCGGACCAGGTGCTCATGGAAGGCGGCGGGCGGCAGATCGATCACGCGGACGGGATGCCCCGTCAGCCCCGAGAGCAGCCGGGCCAGCTCCGGCTGCGTCCAGGCGCGCGGACCGGTGAGGATGTGGCGACCCCCCGCGAGCGCGGGCCGCAGCAGGATCGCGGCGGCGGCGTCGGCGATGTCCCGGACGTCGATGTAGTTGCAGGGCGCCCCGCCCAGCGAGCCGATGAGTACGCCTTCGGCGATCGCCGGAGCGCTCAGCAGCAGCTTCTGGAAGAAGGCGTAGGGCCGGAGCACGGTGCTCACCATGCCGGTGGCGGCCAGCCGGTTCTCGATGTGCCAGTGTCCCCGGGAGACGGCGACGGGCGAGTCCGGTTCGGCGGCGGGCGCGGAGAGTTTGACGACATGGCGCACACCGGACGCGGCCGCCGCGTCCACGACCGTGCTCTCGTACTCGGTCTGACGGGGGCCGTTGGCCATGGTGAGGAAGAGCTGTGTGGTGCCGGAGAAGGCGGCGCGCAGCGAGCGGGGGTCGGCGGCGTCCGCCCCGGCGATCTCGACGGGGGGCCGCGCCGGGCCGAGCGCGGCGCGCAGGGAGTCGGGGGTGCGGGTGACGGCCCGGCAGGGGATGCCGAGCGCGCTGAGTCTGCGGAGCAGGGCTCCGCCGGTGGCGCCGGTCGCGCCCATGACGGTGATCACTGCGGGATGCCTTTCACGGTTCGGGGTGCCGGTCGGCCGGGGACGGGAGACGGGACGGTGGCACGCCACCGCCAGGCGAGGACTCCGGCGGCGAGGGCGGCGGAGAGCGGCAGGTCCGTACGGAGCCGTCCGGGCCAGGCCGGATCGGGTACGGGGGTGTGGGACGGCAGCCATCCGGCGGCGAGCCAGCCAGCCGCCGCCGCGAGGACGGCGGCGAACGCGGCCACCCCGGCGGCGAGGGCGGGCCGGGGCACGGTCGCCGTCCACCGGGGCGGCCCGCCGGGCCGGGGCCGACCCCGTCGCCGGAGCCAGAGTCCGGTGGCGGCGGCCACCGCGGCGGAGGTGAGGCCGATGGAGGTGAAGGCGGCGAGAGTGAGTTCGGGGTCGCCCCGGAGGATTCCGCCGAGACCGGCGGTGAGGGAGGGGGCGAGATAGGCGACCGCGACCTCCCTGCGGAGGGCGAACGGCGGTGCGGTGGCCGGGGGCCGGTCTCTCATCATGCTGCTCCGGTATCGTCCGATGAAGGTAGTAAGGAAGCTAACTATTGGGTCGCGAGTACGCGGCGGTCGCACGGGGCGGACCGCCGGTTCCCTCTGGCCCGGGGACGGAAGGGCTAATCGGCCGTCAGTGCGCCGACCCCGCCCGTGATCCGCCCCAGCAGATCCAGGAACACGTCGCGCTCCTCGGCGCTCAAGGCGCCGACCAGCGCCTGGAGCCGGGCGAAGTGGTCCGCCGCCATATCGCGCAGCCGCCGGTCGCCGCGCGCCGTGAGGACGACGACCGCGCCGCGCCCGTCCTCGGCGGACGCGCGGCGGGCCACCAGCCCCTCCCGTTCCAGACCGTTCACCAGGCCGGTCACCGTGGCGCGCGAGACACCGAGGCTGCGCGCCAGCCGGGAGGGCGACTTCTCGCCGCCGCAGTCCTCCAGGTCGGCCAGCAGCCGGTACCGTCCGGTCGACAGCCCGAAGCGGGCGAAGTGGACCTCGGAAGCCCGGTCCAGTAGCGCCCCGGCGGCCATGAGCCGGGTCGCGACCAGCACCGCGCGGGGGTCGGCGGCCAGGCCGTACCGGGCGATCTGGCGGCGTGCCTGGTCCAGTGTGGGGGCGGTCGGCCCCGTCTGCTCCGTGCTCATAAAAACAAATATGGCAGCTAACCACTTCTCGATCAAGTGGCCGGTACACATCGCCCGCCGGTACCTTGACCCGCTATGACGATCTCTCAGCGCATCCTGGTGGGCCTGCTGTTCCTCTTCGCCGCCCTGCGACTCCTCAACGCGGCGGTCACCCCCTCCGACCAGTGGGCCTCGGCCGCGGCCGATGTGATCGTGGGCGTCCTCTTCTACGCGGCCGCGCGGACCATCGTGAAACTGTCCCGCAGGCTGCCGCACTGACCCGGCGCGGCCAGGACGGGGCGGCCGAGAACGGCGCGGCAGCCGGGGCGGTCGGTGGAAGGCACGGACGAAGATGTCCGATGTGCCGTTGGTGTTGTCACCGGGGACGATGTCGACGGCGGCGGCCCGGAAGACCACTTCGCGCCCGCCGCGGGTGACCGCGTCGATCTCCGCCGAGGCGGACCGGCTGGAGACGGGCCTGTCGGCGCCGGTCCGCGGATCGCACAGCGCCGGCGAGGACGGCCCGGTCGCCCCGCCGAGGGTGTGCGGCAGAGCGGCCGGTGGGGTCGATGGCCACGCCCCGGACGTCCGGCACCTGCTCGGGCGCGGGCAAGAACGCTGTCACCAATCCTGCCGGCTCGTTCCGCGCCTGGACGGACAGAGGCCCGCCCACCGAGCCCCAGGACCTCATCGACGCGGTCACCACCGGACACGGCGTTGACCTCTGCCGCCGGATTGAACAACCACCGGTAGGAGCCGCCCGGACGATCTGGTGGTGCTCAGACGAGCGTGGTTGCCGCCGGCGAAGGCGGGCCCCTCCAGGGCCCGTCATGGCTGCTGCTGGAGAGGCGCACCCAGCGCACAGAGCCTGCGACCAGCGGGATGCCCCTGGATGAGGGTCACGATCTTTCCTCGAACGTGTCCAGGCTCGGAGTGGGCGTGGGCCTGTGCGATCTCTTCCAGGGGGTAGGTCTGTTCGATGCGCGGCGTGCAACGGCCTTGCGCGCCGAATCCGGCGGCCCCGGTGAGGAGCGCGGGATCGTTCGCCGCGCCGCCGACCGCGCCTTCGATCAGCACAATACGCCCCGCCAGCGGGCCGAGCGCCTTGAGCCCGCCCCATGCCGTCACGGCCGGGAATGGCCGGCAGGTCCACCGGGAGTACGTCGCGGACCTCTCCGCTGCGCACCTTCCAGTCGACGGGGGTGACACCGGCCGACACGATCACCGCACGGTCAGCGGGGGAGGAGTCCGGCGGAATGGCGATGGGGCGCGAGAGTTCGCGATGCCGGTCAACCCCCGGTGCGGCAGACCCGGCGGACCCGCCCCTGCCGGACGACGGCCTCGGTGTCACTGGTGCGGGCCCGGTCGGCTGCATAGCTCCTGCGCGATGTACGACGCCGCGGGGCAGTGGCCGAACCACGGGTGGATGTTCTCACGCTCACCAGCTCTCACCGTGTCCACTTGCGGAACGGGAGACCGGCCGCCTTCACTGTGCACCGAGCCCGCTGCGCCTGGTCGCAGCGGTTCTCTCCGAGGTCGTCGGCCATCGCTCCATCTCCACCTGTGCCAACAGCCGGCAGTACGAGATGTATTCGCATCCCCAGCTGAACTCCCGCAGGGTTGGTCCGACCGTGTGCGCGAACGCGTTCGGTAGCGCGAGCGGGTCGGAACTCTGCCCGGTCGTCGGCCGCATCGGACATCAGGAACAACGCCTCCCGGTGAACAGCGGGCGCGGGAAGCACCCGGACAGGGCCTTCAGTCCGGCTGCTCCGCCGGAGCGGTGCGCCGCCGAACGGCGACCATCGCCCACACATAGGCCAGATCCAGTACGAGGCAGCTGAAGTACAGGAAGTACATCAACCCGTTGTCGTACCGCGGATCGATCTCGGGGACGGTGAGCATCGCCAGGGACGCACACGCCGTCCCGAGGAGCTTGGTCACTGCGATCCCGACGGACTGCCCCCGGGGACCGCGGGCGGCGAGCATGGCCAGAAAGAGCGCGGATATCAGCACATTGTCGGCGAAGGCCGAGAGGTGCCGCTCCCCGTGGTCCAGCTCCCGGGAGATCAGTTCCATCGCTGTGTACGCGAGCGCGCAGACCCCGATGAAGGACGGCAGCAGCAGCCGCGGCGGCAGGCCCGGGAACTCCCTCCGGCCGTACCGGACGATCGTGTACCCGATCGCGAGATCGAGACAGAACCAGGTCAGGTTGATCCACGCCCGCACCCCCGGCACCGGGCGGACGAAGGTGAAGGTGAATTCCCAGCCGATACTGGCCGCGAAGGCCACGACCGGCATGCCGTACGTACGGTCGCGCAGACCGGCACGGATGATCAGGACGTATGTGGCCGTCCAGAAGATCCCCGCCCCCAGCGGAAAGATCATATACATCGGCAAGGCTCCGATACTCCGAGGGCATACGAGGAAACGCCGCCCCGCCGTACGGGTGAGCGCCGCATGCCGAACGAACGCCGGACCGGGGCGGCACGACCCCGGCCACCCTCCGGCGTCGGTCCGCCCGCGTGGGGCCACCAACGGTCCGCCCCCCATGGAAACGGCGCCCGGGGTCCACAGGTTCAGCTCCCGGACATCCGTCCCGCCGGCGCGGGGACCCTCCCCGCCCCCGGACCTCTGTCCCGGCCCTCTGTTCCGGACTTCGGGAGGGCCCGCCGTATCCGGGAGCGGTTCATCGGGGCCTGCTCTCGGACCGCCTGCCGCCCTCACGGACCGTCCCTTTGGCGGGGTCGGTCGTCGTGCGGTTCGAGCCACTCCCGCTCCTCCCCGTCCTGGACGTCATCGACGACACCGGCCTCGACCGGCGGGGGAGTGCGGCGCTCGGCAGTACACCCATGGCCGACGGACGGAGCTGTTCCACCGGCCATGGGTGAACCCCGGCGCCTGGGGGATCGGGGTCCGGGATGGCGCTTATCGGAGGGTGCGGAGGAAGATGTCCGTTGTGCCGTTGGTGTCGTCGGGGACGATGTCGTCGGCGGCGGACTGGAAGACGACGTGGCGTCCACCGGCGCTGACGGTTTCGACTCCGGCGGTGGCGGGCTTGTCGGTGACGGTTTCGTCGGTGCCTGTCGCGAGGTCGCGCAGGGTGAGAGGCGCCGGTCCGGTCGTGCCAGGAGGGGTGTGGAGCAAGTACCGGCCGGTGGGGTCGATGGCCAGGGCCCTCACTCCGGGAACCTGGTGGGCGGTCCCGGTGGCGGTGTCGTGGACGTAGGTGTCGGGGCCGGAGAGGTAGACGACCTTGCTGCCGTCGTCGCTGATCTGGACGAGCTCGGCCGCCCTGTCCGGGCCCTCGACCGGGCCGTGGACGGTGTTGTCGGTCCGGTCCCACAGGAGGACGTCCTGCTGCCCGCCGTCCTGGTAGGCGAGGAAGCGGCCGTTGCCGCTGAGGGACGGCCGGGACGGTGCCAGGTTGTGGACGATGTCGATGGTCTGCATGGCGCCGGTGGCCGGGTCGAGGACCTCGATGCGCTTGTTGGTGTGCGGGTACCGGGGAGTGACGCTGTACGCCCGGTTGCGGCCCGCCCCCGCGGAAGCCTCGCAGCTGTTGAGGGAGCAGCCATAGGACATCCGCCACCCCATATCCACTTCGTACTGGTAGAAGGTCATATGGTTCATCACATAGGCCAGGCGGGCGACGTACGTGCCGTCGCTGCTGAGCATCGGCGGCCCCAGCGAGTCCCCGCCGAACCGCCTGTTCTGCCCCGTCGCCGATTCGCGGACGAACACATCCTCGGTCCTTCCCGTGTCACCGGGGGCGAGGTTGTTCGCGTACGACGAGAAGGCGATGAGCCGGCCATCGGGCGTGATCGACGCGCCGGTGGATTCGTCGTTGGCCTGTGTGCCGTCGGCCGCGACACTGGCCCTCTCGACTCCGGTCCCGCGGACACCCCCCGCGTCCGCGGGCTCGGCCGAGGCGGCTCCGGGTAAGACCGCTGTGATCACACAGACAACGGCGGCGCTCAGGGCGGCCCGGCCGCGTCTGGTGGTGCCCCGGTTCGTGATACTTGTCATTTTCCCCCCAGGCGGCTTGTGCCTCCGGCACCTCACCGGAGGACCAGCAGCATGCAACCGCGACGGCGCCGCGCGGTCAATGCGTCCACACGCCACATGACCTGTCGGGAGGAAACGGTTTCGGTCGTGGACAGCGGTCCGGTCACCTGCCGTGGGCCTGTGCCGCTGGTATCGTGCCCTGGCGATTCCCGTCGGTGAACCCGGGCTCCGCCCGTACCACCCGGCCGGGTGGGCTCCGGAGACGGGTGAACGAGGACAGCATGATCGCGTGACAACGCCCCAGGTCACGAAGTATCTACCCCGCCCGCGCGGGGGTCGCCCGCGGTACGCACGCCCTGTCGGGCGTGGCCGGTAATCCGCCCCGCCCGCGCGGGGGTCGCCCACTCCCGAACCCCAACCCCGGACTCCGGGGCGCCCGCCGTGTCCAGGAACGGCTCATCGGAGCCTTGCCCTCACCGCGGTTGTCGACCTCGCAGACCTTCTCCGAGAGCATCTTGCGCCGCTCGAACGGGCAATCAGGGGCGTTGTGCGGCTGGAGCCGGCCCCGCCCCGCCCGGCCCGGCCCCCGAGCGATCGTCTTTCGGCCGGGTTGACGGAGGGGCCACAACACCGTGGCGTGGCGCCGGTAAGGTGCCGGTACGCACTGCGGTGCGCCTCCTCCCCGGACATGTCCGGGCCCCTCGTCTTCGGGGCCCGGCCCGATCCCGAAGGAGAAGGCCGTCGCCCGGGATTCCG
Coding sequences:
- a CDS encoding NmrA family NAD(P)-binding protein — translated: MITVMGATGATGGALLRRLSALGIPCRAVTRTPDSLRAALGPARPPVEIAGADAADPRSLRAAFSGTTQLFLTMANGPRQTEYESTVVDAAAASGVRHVVKLSAPAAEPDSPVAVSRGHWHIENRLAATGMVSTVLRPYAFFQKLLLSAPAIAEGVLIGSLGGAPCNYIDVRDIADAAAAILLRPALAGGRHILTGPRAWTQPELARLLSGLTGHPVRVIDLPPAAFHEHLVRTVGLPGWLAGHVVEIQQLAAARPESPNGTVEALLGRPARALDAFVRENLPSFQSRAPLPPLSM
- a CDS encoding carbohydrate-binding module family 14 protein, with the translated sequence MRMKPVASVAVRATLALAVLLVPLTMTAPAAHAKPNPICGGDYYGPFPGDRTKFFQCDDFGAFFVMDCAPGTEFDDSLNVCVYATPRPGGTVPAAAPQTG
- a CDS encoding alpha/beta hydrolase produces the protein MNASAAKPAHGTSALQLSGHLYKGVTPYAWAEQARDATGGTLLTMLDNGHASLPSSPCAEKAVTFFRTGRTAGGTCGGSEQPAQRRPGPAA
- a CDS encoding peptidase inhibitor family I36 protein, whose translation is MRQITRRTPRRNTRRSTRLRLAAITGAFAAAFAAGTVQAPVAAADPSICRAVWFCVWSDANQEGAYLMSKGNVSYVGTDFNDKASSYWNRTSWYVNFYYDANYGGGCMLSIPPGGSSTLLPGNLNDRMSSYIINPTPAC
- a CDS encoding peptidase inhibitor family I36 protein, with the translated sequence MTAFSAPFRRPGLALAALVSAVAAVLTVPAAPAAAATSNPPGVHILGDSGDAPPCPTGWLCVFNADTYRSVAWAALPGTEIPDTSELSTTYGYRLYGALSAVNNTSLDYCAYPQVNYGGTQTRIAAGGRIPTTRDALYSFRPC
- a CDS encoding PD40 domain-containing protein, with protein sequence MTSITNRGTTRRGRAALSAAVVCVITAVLPGAASAEPADAGGVRGTGVERASVAADGTQANDESTGASITPDGRLIAFSSYANNLAPGDTGRTEDVFVRESATGQNRRFGGDSLGPPMLSSDGTYVARLAYVMNHMTFYQYEVDMGWRMSYGCSLNSCEASAGAGRNRAYSVTPRYPHTNKRIEVLDPATGAMQTIDIVHNLAPSRPSLSGNGRFLAYQDGGQQDVLLWDRTDNTVHGPVEGPDRAAELVQISDDGSKVVYLSGPDTYVHDTATGTAHQVPGVRALAIDPTGRYLLHTPPGTTGPAPLTLRDLATGTDETVTDKPATAGVETVSAGGRHVVFQSAADDIVPDDTNGTTDIFLRTLR
- a CDS encoding MarR family winged helix-turn-helix transcriptional regulator — protein: MSTEQTGPTAPTLDQARRQIARYGLAADPRAVLVATRLMAAGALLDRASEVHFARFGLSTGRYRLLADLEDCGGEKSPSRLARSLGVSRATVTGLVNGLEREGLVARRASAEDGRGAVVVLTARGDRRLRDMAADHFARLQALVGALSAEERDVFLDLLGRITGGVGALTAD
- a CDS encoding peptidase inhibitor family I36 protein, whose protein sequence is MMCKRAARSRAVAALSMLAAGVLTAMAAAPPAVAMSGPGGRVVLVAPMSERSGMKDCVRGKFCFWEDENFWGWRLSTTGSVPYVGDFMNDKMSSLYNNTDYWVTVYRDANYVDCMFWTYPRRAYSALGDEFNDQASSVLLTTTAPETC